AAAAGAAGCATGCAGCCGTTGCCGGACGGAAGGCCCCGGTCGGGATTGCCGTAGAAGCCGGAAGCGATCTTGATGACGTAGAAATCCTCCCCCGTGATGAAGCCGGACTTGATGTGGACTTCGCCCTTGTCAAGGATCAGCTCTCCGACCGGCGGTACGGTCGCCCGTCCCTCGGAATAAGCCACGAAGCCCGCCTCGATGGCCGGGATCAGGTCCAACGAAGGCAGGACCTCTCGGATCTGGGCCAGGGTCGCGATCTTCAAGGGATCCCTCGGTGAGCGAGGCTTATTTCGCCCCGAGCTCCGCGAGCAGCTCGCCGATCCGGCCGAGCGCCGGCGCCAAATAATCATGCGGTTGGCCGTAGCTGATGCGGACGAAGTGGTCCAGCCCGAAATGGTCGCCCGGCACGATGAGAACGCCTTTCTCATCGCGCAGCCGCTCGACGAATCTCGTCGAATTGATATCGAGGTTGTATTTGATGAAGGCGATGGCCGCCGCCTGGGGCGGGATGCCGCTCAGCACGTCGCCCTGTTCCTTCATCCATTGCTCCAGGATGGGATAGCCTCGCCGGATGTAGCCGCGGGTGCGCTGGATGATGCGGGGCCGGACGCGGGGGGACAGGGCGTACGCGGCCAGGTGGTTCGAGAGCATCGCGGCGCTCAAGGTCAGATACTCGTGCCTGGCCCAGAGCGCGTCGATGACGTCGGCCGGGCCGACGGCCCAGCCGAGTCGCAGCCCCGGCAGGCCATAGGCCTTGCTCAGGCTGCCTTTTAAGGATGTAGCCGGTCGGGTTGTTCGGGTTGCAGACCGCGATCAACTTCGTCTTCGGCGTCACGGCCTTCTTCAAGCCGTCGACATCGAGTGCCCAGCCGCTTTTTTCATCCAGGCTGAAGGTCTTGAGGTCGAGGCCCAGGTTCTTGGCCAGCCCCCAGATCTGCATATAGTTCGGCAGCATGACCGCGACCTCATCGCCCGGCGATAGCAGGCCCCAGAGGATGTCATAGTTGGCTTCGATGGCTCCTACGGTGACGAGCACGTTTTCCGGGCCCGACCCGGGATAGAACGCGGCGATGTTCTGCCGCAACTCCGGAATGCCGTTGGCGTGAGCATAATCCATCTCCAGCGAGTAAAGGCCGGCCAGCCCGTCCGGATCGTCCTGGAAGAGCTCCTTCAAGGTTAGCGGATGGACCCCGCTCTCCGAGAGGTTGAAGTCGACTGCCTTCTCGAACTTGGACATCATCCGTTCCATCACGAAAGGCTGAAACTTGGGCATGGGGAAAGACTCCTTCGGTTTGGTGAGGATAGCTTCTGTGCGGAATGAGGTCAAGTGTCTTGAGCTTGATTTCGTCTCGAGAATGGTGGCCGGCGAAAATCCTATATGACAGGAAATATGCATTTATAAAGGACGCTAAGCAGGGTGAATTTAGCTTTTTTGGTCCATCCGAAGGCTTCCATCCGCCTGGCTAGGGAAATACGGCCTGTTTTCCGGCGAGGAAATGAATTTTCGGCAAATCGGGACGCGCGGAATGTATTTGGCATGTAATTCGCATAGGTAGGAATCCTCAGATGATCATCAATTTCTTTGCCGGAATGTTGACGGGGTTCCTTGTCTCGATCCCGCCGCTTGGGCCCATCGCCTTCGCCATGATCTCGCGGGGATTCAAGAACGAACCCGAAGAGGGGCGGGCCATCGCCTTCGGCGCCGCCTTCATGGATTTCCTGTACAGCCTGATCGCCTTCAGCGGCCTCACTTTGATCTTATCGTTCTTCCCCTCGGGCGTCGGCAGGTTCTACGCCGAAAACGCGCGACCGATCGAAATCGTCCTGACTTTCGCCGGCTGCGTCCTCGTCGTCCTCTACGGCTTGAAAATCCTGCGCAAGAGGATCAGCTACGACAAGCTCGAAGCCGAGGAGTCGGCCAAGCTGGAGTCGGCCTTGGAGAAAGCTATTCGCTTGGAGAAGAAGGCGGAAAACGCGGCCAAGCATCTGAAGATACCGGAGATCAAGAAGCCGAATCTGGTCGGGTTGTTTTTCATGGGCGTGTTGTTGTGCCTGTCTTCGTTGACCCTGCCCGC
This genomic interval from Candidatus Aminicenantes bacterium contains the following:
- a CDS encoding LysE family transporter — translated: MIINFFAGMLTGFLVSIPPLGPIAFAMISRGFKNEPEEGRAIAFGAAFMDFLYSLIAFSGLTLILSFFPSGVGRFYAENARPIEIVLTFAGCVLVVLYGLKILRKRISYDKLEAEESAKLESALEKAIRLEKKAENAAKHLKIPEIKKPNLVGLFFMGVLLCLSSLTLPASWIAIIGYLKGYRFLESSLLGGLLFSLGALTGTFGWYFMLLKLITGNRHRINQATINKLNTVAGVILIGLGALLFARAVVAVVAVI
- a CDS encoding ornithine cyclodeaminase family protein, coding for MKIATLAQIREVLPSLDLIPAIEAGFVAYSEGRATVPPVGELILDKGEVHIKSGFITGEDFYVIKIASGFYGNPDRGLPSGNGCMLL